A stretch of Roseovarius sp. M141 DNA encodes these proteins:
- a CDS encoding quinone oxidoreductase, producing the protein MKAIKFYKTGSPDVMQYEDVTLDAPGPGQVRLRHTAIGLNYLDTYYRSGAYPLPLPSGLGFEGAGVVEAVGDGVTHLKDGDRVAYGAGPLGSYSQARNMPANRLSKMPDTIADETAAAMMLKGMTVRYLLRETYKVKAGDTILWHAVAGGVGLIAVQWAKHLGARVIGTTSSPEKAALAKSFGCDEVINYTEENVAERVRALTDGKGVPVVYDGVGQATLDASLDSLSPFGLLASFGSASGPVKDFDTGVLAAKGSLYLTRPSLNTYVASDEALQANVADLFEVVGSGAVKIEVNQTYALADAVTAHQDLEGRRTTGSTILLP; encoded by the coding sequence ATGAAGGCGATCAAGTTTTACAAAACCGGCAGCCCGGACGTCATGCAATATGAAGACGTTACCCTGGATGCTCCGGGGCCCGGTCAGGTACGGTTGCGCCATACTGCCATCGGACTCAACTACCTCGATACCTATTATCGGTCTGGTGCCTATCCCCTGCCCTTGCCCAGCGGTTTGGGTTTTGAGGGAGCCGGCGTTGTCGAAGCAGTTGGCGATGGTGTCACACATCTCAAAGACGGCGACAGGGTTGCCTATGGCGCGGGGCCGCTGGGGTCCTATTCGCAAGCGCGCAACATGCCAGCGAACAGGCTTAGCAAAATGCCGGACACAATCGCGGATGAAACTGCGGCCGCCATGATGCTCAAGGGCATGACGGTGCGCTATTTGTTGCGGGAAACCTACAAGGTCAAAGCGGGCGATACGATTCTGTGGCACGCGGTTGCCGGTGGCGTTGGCCTGATTGCCGTTCAGTGGGCGAAACATCTGGGCGCCCGCGTCATCGGCACGACCAGTTCACCGGAAAAGGCCGCGCTGGCCAAATCCTTCGGCTGTGACGAGGTGATAAATTACACCGAAGAAAACGTGGCAGAGCGGGTCCGCGCGCTGACGGATGGCAAGGGGGTGCCGGTGGTTTATGATGGTGTCGGTCAGGCCACGCTAGATGCATCGCTCGACAGCCTCAGCCCGTTTGGCCTGCTGGCCAGTTTTGGCTCTGCCTCCGGTCCGGTAAAGGATTTTGACACTGGCGTTCTGGCGGCGAAAGGGTCGCTTTATCTGACGCGCCCATCGCTGAACACATATGTGGCCTCGGATGAGGCATTGCAGGCCAACGTGGCTGACCTGTTCGAGGTTGTCGGGTCGGGCGCCGTCAAGATCGAGGTCAACCAAACCTATGCACTGGCGGATGCCGTCACGGCACATCAGGATCTGGAAGGTCGCAGAACGACCGGCTCGACCATATTGTTGCCATAG
- a CDS encoding FAD-binding oxidoreductase: protein MTLQKSYAGDGSHTASYYAASANPAPERPELSGDHQIDICIVGAGYSGLSTGLHLAEKGYKVAIIEGARVGWGASGRNGGQIVNGLNASLQTIRKRYGQDTATFVAGLVQEGGEIIRERISTYDIKCDLKEKNIFTGLTSAHMGELEDRMKLWASYGIKNQEMLDKTELRKHVNSDLYAGGLIDHSGGHMHPLNLALGEAAAFEKNGGTIYEMSPVIDVDHAAARPVVRTAKGSMTCKTLVLCGNAYLGHVVPTLTARVMPVSTQVMATEPLGEARAQELLPTDTCIEDIRYILDYYRLSGDNRMLFGGGTVYGGADPSDIKAKLQRNMDKVFPQLKGVKIDYAWSGNFALSFSRVPQMGRIGDNTYFAHGYSGHGVTGSHTFGRILSEAIDGDLTRFDVFAKVPWYPFPGGRMFRVPYSAMGSWWYGLRDKFGI from the coding sequence ATGACGTTGCAGAAATCCTATGCCGGCGACGGCAGCCACACCGCCAGCTACTACGCGGCCTCGGCCAACCCCGCGCCGGAGCGGCCCGAACTGTCCGGCGATCATCAGATCGACATCTGTATCGTCGGCGCCGGATATAGCGGCCTCTCGACAGGTTTGCACCTTGCGGAAAAGGGCTACAAGGTCGCCATCATCGAGGGCGCACGGGTCGGCTGGGGTGCCTCGGGGCGCAATGGCGGGCAGATCGTCAACGGGCTGAACGCCAGCTTGCAGACGATCAGGAAACGCTATGGTCAGGATACGGCCACGTTCGTCGCCGGTCTGGTGCAGGAGGGCGGCGAGATCATTCGCGAGCGGATCAGCACCTATGACATCAAGTGCGATTTGAAGGAAAAGAACATCTTTACCGGCCTGACCAGCGCCCATATGGGCGAGCTGGAGGACCGGATGAAGCTGTGGGCCAGCTACGGCATCAAGAACCAAGAGATGCTGGACAAGACCGAGCTGCGCAAACACGTCAATTCCGACCTCTACGCGGGCGGGCTGATCGACCATTCCGGCGGCCATATGCACCCCTTGAATCTGGCTTTGGGCGAGGCGGCGGCGTTCGAGAAGAACGGCGGCACGATCTATGAAATGTCGCCGGTCATCGACGTGGATCACGCGGCGGCCCGACCCGTGGTCAGAACCGCCAAGGGGTCAATGACCTGCAAGACGCTGGTTCTGTGCGGCAATGCCTATCTGGGCCATGTGGTGCCGACGCTGACCGCGCGGGTGATGCCGGTCTCGACGCAGGTGATGGCGACCGAACCCTTGGGCGAGGCGCGCGCGCAGGAATTGCTGCCGACGGATACCTGCATCGAGGATATCCGCTATATTCTTGATTACTATCGTTTGTCCGGCGACAATCGCATGCTGTTTGGCGGCGGCACGGTTTACGGTGGTGCAGATCCCAGCGATATCAAAGCCAAGTTGCAGCGCAACATGGACAAGGTGTTCCCGCAACTGAAGGGCGTCAAAATCGACTACGCCTGGAGCGGTAATTTCGCCCTGTCGTTCAGCCGCGTGCCGCAGATGGGCCGTATCGGCGACAACACCTATTTCGCGCATGGCTACAGCGGCCATGGCGTTACCGGATCACACACCTTCGGACGCATCCTGTCAGAGGCGATTGACGGCGACCTGACAAGGTTCGACGTGTTCGCCAAGGTGCCGTGGTATCCATTCCCCGGCGGGCGCATGTTCCGCGTTCCCTATTCGGCGATGGGCTCGTGGTGGTATGGGCTGCGCGACAAATTCGGGATTTGA
- a CDS encoding GntR family transcriptional regulator — translation MTSNGELNIPDIPETSGATTQEHVYERLRNAIMLGAIEPGTSLTMRGLAERLGLSPTPVREAVRRLSSEHAIQIKDNRRMTVPLMTPDRFEELVALRVAVEVHAANRALPYVSDIIIEKLTEIDNRMDRFVSERDLDQLTLLNQAFHRTLYTVNPAQASMPIIESIWLQLGPFQRQVITRVTEYYEIDRHKEILAALTTRDATALHDAIANDIKDGVLQSGQNLLALTDAA, via the coding sequence ATGACCAGCAACGGCGAACTCAATATCCCGGATATCCCCGAAACATCCGGTGCGACGACACAGGAACACGTGTACGAGCGCCTGCGCAACGCAATCATGCTGGGTGCGATCGAGCCAGGCACATCGCTGACGATGCGTGGGCTGGCCGAACGTCTGGGCCTTAGCCCGACCCCGGTTCGCGAGGCGGTGCGGCGGCTCAGCTCGGAACATGCGATCCAGATCAAGGATAACCGCCGCATGACGGTGCCCTTGATGACACCTGATCGCTTTGAAGAACTGGTCGCGCTGCGCGTCGCGGTCGAGGTCCATGCCGCCAACCGCGCGCTGCCCTATGTGTCGGATATCATCATCGAAAAACTGACGGAGATTGATAACAGAATGGACAGGTTCGTGTCCGAAAGAGATCTGGACCAACTGACCTTGCTGAACCAGGCCTTTCACCGCACGCTGTACACGGTCAACCCGGCCCAAGCCTCGATGCCCATCATTGAAAGCATCTGGCTACAGCTGGGTCCGTTCCAGCGTCAGGTCATCACGCGGGTCACGGAATATTACGAGATTGATCGCCACAAGGAGATTCTGGCCGCGCTGACGACCCGCGACGCAACCGCTCTGCACGACGCCATCGCCAACGACATCAAGGATGGCGTATTGCAATCCGGCCAAAATCTGCTTGCTTTGACCGACGCGGCATGA
- a CDS encoding cytochrome c family protein — translation MIKHIFASAAAIAMLSTAAFAAGDAEKGEKVFKKCKACHKVGDDAKNGVGPILNGVVDRHAAAVEDFKYSTAMVAAGEDGLTWTHENIAEYLKKPRDFIPGNKMTFPGLRKEDDIENVIAYLETFPANEE, via the coding sequence ATGATCAAACATATTTTCGCAAGTGCCGCCGCGATCGCGATGCTTTCAACTGCCGCGTTTGCCGCTGGCGACGCCGAGAAGGGCGAAAAAGTATTCAAGAAATGTAAGGCCTGCCATAAGGTGGGCGACGATGCCAAGAACGGCGTGGGGCCGATCCTGAACGGTGTTGTCGATCGTCATGCGGCGGCTGTCGAGGATTTCAAGTATTCCACTGCCATGGTCGCGGCAGGTGAAGATGGATTGACCTGGACCCATGAAAACATCGCCGAATATCTCAAAAAGCCTCGGGATTTTATTCCTGGCAACAAGATGACCTTTCCCGGTTTGCGCAAGGAAGACGATATTGAGAACGTAATCGCCTATCTCGAAACTTTTCCGGCCAACGAAGAGTAA
- a CDS encoding glutamine synthetase family protein: protein MSDNKAEAWLAQHPEIDSIFACVCDLNGTMRGKRVPVDQVSKVVEGGLRMPLSIVGMDVWGEDVENSELVFETGDSDGLCDFTGRPLMPITWTSRPTALAMLWMRQENGAPFPGDPRRALARVAEQYKERGLTPVVATELEFYLVDPTEDHPQAPQSPVTGKRLDSDGALSLDDLQHFDEFLNDVYDACELQGIPADAAISENGAGQFEINMRHVADPLRAADDAVLFKRLVRGIARKHDFAATFMAKPYGDLSGSGFHVHFSLVDENGVNVFDNGGDEGTPLLLNAVAGLLATMQQNTLTFAPHENSYRRLLPGAHAPTNVAWGYENRTAAIRIPGGDPRARRIEHRVAGADANPYLVLASILGGALLGIENDMQPTAPIAGDAYAMKLDNLPLDWATAIDAFRKGGDVPTIFSRRLQTMLVECKMQELRKFARHVTNLEYDSYLEVV, encoded by the coding sequence ATGTCTGACAACAAGGCCGAAGCGTGGCTGGCGCAGCACCCGGAGATTGATTCCATCTTTGCCTGCGTATGCGATCTGAACGGCACAATGCGGGGCAAGCGTGTTCCGGTCGATCAGGTTTCCAAGGTGGTGGAGGGTGGTCTACGGATGCCGCTCTCGATCGTTGGCATGGATGTCTGGGGCGAGGATGTTGAAAACAGCGAACTGGTCTTTGAGACGGGCGATTCCGATGGGTTGTGCGATTTCACCGGTCGCCCGTTGATGCCGATCACCTGGACCAGCCGCCCGACGGCGCTGGCGATGCTGTGGATGCGGCAAGAGAACGGCGCGCCGTTTCCGGGCGATCCGCGACGGGCCCTGGCGCGCGTGGCCGAGCAGTACAAGGAGCGCGGGCTGACGCCAGTGGTGGCGACCGAACTGGAATTCTATCTGGTCGATCCCACGGAGGATCACCCGCAAGCGCCACAATCACCGGTCACCGGAAAGCGTCTGGATTCCGACGGGGCGCTGTCGCTTGACGACTTGCAACATTTTGATGAATTTCTGAACGATGTTTACGACGCCTGCGAATTGCAGGGCATTCCGGCGGATGCGGCGATCTCGGAAAACGGGGCAGGGCAGTTCGAAATCAACATGAGGCATGTCGCCGATCCCTTGCGTGCCGCTGATGATGCGGTTCTGTTCAAGCGGCTGGTGCGCGGCATCGCCCGCAAACACGATTTTGCCGCGACCTTCATGGCCAAACCCTATGGCGATCTGTCGGGTAGCGGCTTTCACGTGCATTTCTCGCTGGTCGATGAAAATGGGGTGAACGTGTTCGACAATGGCGGCGATGAGGGAACCCCGCTGTTGCTGAACGCCGTGGCCGGATTGCTGGCGACGATGCAGCAAAATACCCTTACATTTGCGCCGCACGAAAATTCCTATCGCCGTCTGCTGCCCGGTGCCCATGCGCCCACCAACGTCGCGTGGGGCTATGAGAATCGCACCGCCGCGATCCGTATTCCCGGCGGAGATCCAAGGGCGCGTCGCATCGAACATCGCGTCGCCGGGGCCGATGCCAACCCCTATCTGGTGCTGGCCAGCATTCTGGGCGGGGCGCTGCTGGGCATCGAAAACGACATGCAGCCAACCGCACCGATTGCGGGCGACGCATATGCGATGAAGCTGGACAATCTGCCGCTGGACTGGGCGACAGCCATCGACGCCTTTCGCAAGGGCGGCGATGTGCCGACCATCTTCTCGCGGCGTTTGCAGACGATGCTGGTCGAATGCAAGATGCAGGAACTGCGTAAATTTGCCCGCCATGTGACCAATCTTGAATATGACAGCTATCTGGAGGTCGTGTGA
- a CDS encoding excinuclease ABC subunit UvrA, translated as MRGARVHNLKNIDIDLPRNALVVFTGISGSGKSSLAFGTLFAESQRRYLDSVSPYARRLIDQVGEPDVDAIDGLPPAVALQQQRGAPSARSSVGSVTTISNGLRMLYSRAGQYPRRQQMLYADAFSPNTPDGACPRCHGIGRVFEVTEKLLVPDDTKTIRQRAVAAWPPAWQGQNLRDILVSLGHDIDIPWKDLPQKTRDWILFTDETPVEPVYAGFDPDETRIARQRNLSPSYMGTFTSAQRYVLHSFATTQSHRTKKRVSQFMQISECPDCNGKKLKRESLSVKFAGLDIGELSQLTLSELAGRLRGAATAKPEESDLHPEKTIVAQRIASDILARVETLTALGLGYLSLERSTPTLSPGELQRLRLATQIRSQLFGVIYVLDEPSAGLHPSDTLALLGALDELKGAGNSLFIVEHDDSVIRHADWIVDIGPDAGTHGGQVVYNGPIDGLRGVQESHTGRYLFSPDISADRTPRHPSGWLKLEGIDRNNLRSLDVEFPLGVLTTVTGVSGSGKSSLVSQALVELVGDALGQKKPLEAPSGDAELLERELEAATGGRIVGGMVHVRRLVTVDQKPIGRTPRSNLATYTGLFDHVRRLFAATRDAKARRYDVGRFSFNVAKGRCPNCEGAGFVSVELLFLPSVYAPCPVCHGQRYNAKTLEITYRDKNIAEVLDLTVDMAHAFFRDEPAVSRALEALLQVGLGYLRLGQPATELSGGEAQRIKLATELQRAGRSDTLYVLDEPTTGLHPADVTMLMAQLNGLVEAGNSVILVEHNMLVARTSDWIIDIGPGAGDEGGAVVAQGPPASVATSKASRTAPFLFP; from the coding sequence GTGCGCGGCGCGCGTGTCCACAATCTGAAAAACATCGACATTGATCTGCCCCGCAATGCGCTGGTCGTTTTTACGGGTATTTCGGGGTCTGGAAAATCCTCGCTGGCCTTTGGGACGCTGTTTGCGGAATCGCAGCGCCGGTATCTTGATTCCGTGTCGCCCTATGCGCGCCGGTTGATTGATCAGGTTGGTGAACCGGACGTCGATGCCATCGACGGCCTTCCGCCAGCGGTCGCGCTGCAACAGCAACGGGGCGCGCCGTCTGCGCGATCCTCGGTCGGGAGCGTCACGACGATATCCAACGGCCTGCGCATGCTGTATTCGCGCGCCGGGCAGTATCCGCGCAGGCAGCAGATGCTTTACGCGGATGCGTTCTCGCCCAACACACCTGACGGCGCCTGCCCGCGATGCCATGGCATCGGGCGCGTGTTTGAGGTGACAGAAAAGCTGCTCGTGCCCGACGATACGAAAACCATCCGGCAGCGCGCCGTCGCTGCGTGGCCGCCCGCGTGGCAGGGTCAAAACCTGCGCGACATCCTTGTTTCGCTCGGCCATGACATCGATATCCCGTGGAAGGATCTGCCCCAGAAAACGCGCGACTGGATCCTGTTTACCGACGAAACGCCGGTCGAGCCGGTTTACGCCGGGTTCGACCCAGATGAGACGCGCATCGCGCGGCAGCGCAACCTGTCGCCCAGTTACATGGGGACATTCACCAGCGCGCAGCGCTACGTGTTACACTCGTTTGCAACGACGCAAAGCCATCGCACCAAGAAACGTGTGTCACAGTTCATGCAGATTTCCGAGTGCCCGGACTGCAACGGCAAGAAGCTGAAGCGCGAGTCGCTGTCGGTGAAATTTGCCGGACTGGATATTGGGGAATTGTCGCAACTCACGCTGAGCGAGCTAGCCGGGCGGCTGCGAGGTGCTGCCACTGCAAAACCGGAAGAGAGCGATTTGCACCCGGAGAAAACCATCGTGGCACAGCGCATTGCCAGCGATATTCTGGCCCGCGTCGAGACGCTAACAGCCCTTGGGCTTGGATACCTGTCGCTGGAACGCAGCACGCCAACCTTGTCTCCGGGCGAGTTGCAGCGCCTGCGGCTGGCCACGCAAATCCGCTCGCAACTGTTCGGTGTGATCTATGTTCTAGATGAGCCGTCTGCGGGGCTGCACCCATCGGACACGCTGGCATTGCTGGGTGCGCTGGATGAACTCAAAGGCGCCGGCAACTCCCTGTTCATTGTCGAACATGATGACAGCGTCATTCGACATGCCGACTGGATCGTGGATATCGGGCCGGATGCCGGAACGCATGGCGGGCAAGTTGTCTACAATGGCCCGATAGACGGCCTGCGCGGCGTGCAGGAGTCCCATACCGGGCGCTATCTGTTCTCGCCTGATATCTCTGCGGATCGCACGCCAAGACACCCGTCAGGCTGGCTAAAGCTGGAAGGGATCGACCGAAACAACCTGCGGAGTCTGGACGTCGAATTCCCGCTCGGGGTTTTGACAACCGTCACAGGTGTATCAGGTTCGGGCAAATCCAGCCTTGTCAGTCAGGCGCTCGTCGAACTCGTTGGCGACGCGTTGGGGCAAAAGAAGCCTCTTGAAGCCCCAAGCGGTGACGCCGAGTTGCTGGAGCGCGAACTGGAGGCAGCCACCGGCGGGCGGATTGTTGGTGGGATGGTGCATGTTCGCCGTTTGGTGACCGTTGACCAAAAGCCCATCGGGCGCACGCCGCGCTCCAACCTTGCCACATATACCGGTTTGTTTGACCACGTTCGCAGGCTGTTCGCCGCGACCCGCGACGCGAAGGCACGCCGCTACGATGTGGGGCGCTTTTCTTTCAATGTCGCAAAGGGTCGTTGCCCGAATTGCGAAGGCGCCGGTTTTGTCAGCGTGGAGCTGCTGTTTCTTCCCAGTGTCTACGCGCCCTGCCCCGTATGTCACGGCCAACGGTACAACGCCAAGACGCTGGAGATCACCTACCGCGACAAGAACATTGCCGAAGTGCTGGACCTGACGGTCGACATGGCCCACGCATTTTTCCGCGATGAACCTGCGGTTTCGCGTGCCCTAGAAGCTTTGCTGCAAGTCGGCCTCGGCTATCTGCGCCTCGGTCAGCCCGCAACCGAGCTTTCGGGCGGCGAAGCACAACGGATCAAGCTCGCAACGGAATTGCAACGCGCGGGTCGAAGCGACACGCTGTATGTTCTGGACGAACCCACCACCGGCCTGCACCCCGCGGATGTGACTATGCTGATGGCACA